The genomic window AGAGAACAATAATTACCCGTTGGGAAAGTGGTTGTCGGAGCGCCGTACCGAGAATGCGGCCGGTGAGCTGGCGACATGGCGGGTCGAGCAGTTGGACGGCTTCGGGATGATCTGGTCCGTCTCCGACGCCCGGTTCGAGGCCGGCCTCGACTGGGCCCGCGTGTGGGCGAAGGGCCACGGCGGCAGCCTGGCGGCACCCGCTCGGGCCTCCGTCGGCGGCTACGCGATCGGCACGTGGCTCTCGGAGCTGAGGGCCGCGGCGCAGGTGCCGGCCGGGGAGCCAGGGGCACTCGCCCCGGAGCGGCGGGCCGCGCTCGAGGAGATCGACCCCTGGTGGTGCCCGAGTTGGCCCATTGTGTGGCAGCGCACCTACGCGGTCGCCAGGCAGTGGTGGCTGGAGACCGACGGGCAGGTCGACTGGACCGCGCTGCCTCAGGACACGGTGTTCGAGGGGGAGCAGCTCGGCCGGTGGGTGCTCGCGCAGCGGGCCGGGTGGCCGACTCTGGAGGAGGACCAGCGGGACCTGCTGGCGGCGATCGGGATCGAGGAGGACCAGGAGCTGGTGGCCGCGAAGCAGGCCGCCGAGGCGAAGCCGACGGTGTCCCGCACCGACCGGTTCCAGCAGGGTCTGGCGGCGCTGGCGCAGTTCGTGGAGCGGGAGCGCCACGCCAACGTCCGTCGCCCGCACAAGGAGCAGCTGGAGACGGTGGAGGCCGGGTCCGGAGGTGAGGACCAGGTCGTGGTGTCACAGGTAGCGCTGGGCACCTGGCTCAACAATCAGAAGGCCCGACGGTCCAAGTTGACGCCGGGTCAGCTCGCGCAGCTCGCCGAGTTCGGGGTGGAGTGGGCGTAGTTGGGCGACGTCGTGGTCGCCGACGTGGTGGTGGCGGCAAGGTACGTACTCGGGCGGGTCCGGCCCTGGATCGGCGGGGCTGTCCCCGGCGCGGAATCGCCTGTTGACGTGCCGAGACACCGTATTGGCATCGCCTCGATCGGCCTCGGTCCTCACAGTTTCAGCTGTTGAGGTTCTCGTTGCGGATCATGCGGCGGAGGCTGGTGCGGGCGGCGGTCAGGTCGTCTTCCAGGGTGGTGACGCGTTCTTGGAGTGCGGTGTTGTGGCTGGTGGCTTGTTGGAGTTGGTCGGCGAGTTGGTGGTTGTGGTGGGTGAGTTCGTCGACGCGGGCGGTGAGGTCGTGGGTGCTGAGGGCGTCGAGTTGGCGTCCGAGCTGGTGGCGTACGGCGGTGCGGGCCTGGTCGCGGTCTTGGCGTAGCTGCTTGATCTCCTGGCGGGCGAGTTCGAGCTCGGTGCGCGGTGCGGCTGTGGTGGAGGGGGCCGGGGTGGTTGCCGGTTGGGTGGGGATTGCTCTGGCGGCTTGGCGGTGCTGGGCGGCTTGGATGTGGGGGCGGATGGGGTCGGTGTAGGTGAGCCAGGTGGAGACGCGGGCGGTGCGGGCCACGGTGGTGTGGGTGACGGGGTGGTTGTCGCGTTCGAGGGTGGTGATGGCGTCGAGGGCGCGCTGGCGCTTGTCGGCGCTGATGCGGGCGCGGGCCTGGGCGAGGGGGGCTGGGTTGCCGTGGGGGTTCACTGCGGTCCGGTGGGGGTGTGGTTGACGACGGTCAGGGGCAGGAGTTGGCGGGGTGTGCCCGCTCTGGCCCGGCGCAGGACGGTGCTGGCTTCTTCGAGTTCGGCGCGTTCGTGGGCGGGCATGGCGGCGAGGTACCTGTTCATGCGGGTGACGACCTGTTCGAAGGCGGTGATCTGGGCGGTGAAGGCGGTGACGACGAATTCGGCGGCGTCCATCGCGAGGGCGGTTTCGCGGTCAGCGCGTAGTTCGTTGATGTGCTGTTCGATGGCAGGCAGGTATGAGGGGTCGGGGCGGTAGAAGCCGCAGCCGGCGCACTGGAAGCGGATCGGGCAGGAGCTGCCGCCGGCTTTGACGTTGCTGGGTTCGGTGCAGCCGCCGTAGGGGACGGCGACCTGGCGCAGTTGGTAGGCAGTGGTGGAGGCGGGGGCGGCCTGTCCGTGGCGGTCGACGACGTGGGCGCTGAGGGCGGTGACGGCGGCTTGCTTTCGCTTCAGGGAGACGTGGTAGTAGCGCTGGGTCATGGCGATGGACTTGTGGTCCATGAGCTCGCGCAGGACATCGACGGGGGTGCCGGCGTCAGCGTGGCGCTGGGCGTAGGAGTGGCGGAAGGCGTAGGGGTAGATGAGGGTGCGGTCGAAGGGCAGCGGGGTGCCGTGGGCGTCGACGCCCTCGGCGTCGAGCCGGGGGATGGAGGCGACCCACAGGCGCAGGGTCTCGCTGATGTAGCTGGAGGAGAGGTGGCCGGTCGGGCTTTTGTCGGTGAGGGCGGGGAAGAGGAAGCCGTCACCCGAGGCGGGCAGGTCGAGGTGGTTGCGGCGTTCTTGCCATTCGCGGATGGCCTGGGCGGTGGTGGCGGTGATGGGCAGGCGGCGCCGGTGGCGGCGGCGTTTGTGGTTGTCCCAGATGAGGGAGGTCTGGCCGCGGTCGGTCTCCAGACAGTCGCGGGATAGTGAGGCGACTTCCAGTGGCCTGCGGCCGGTGTCGCGCAGGACGGTGTAGACGGTGCGGTAGAGCAGGTGGAGGTCGGCTTCGGGGATGTCGCGGCGGCCTGTGACGTCGCCGTGGCCGATGGTGTCGAGGCGGGCGTCGAGTTGGCGGATGACCGATTCGGGGATGGCCTTGCCGATCTCGTCCTCGTTCTCGTCGTCGCGGCCGACGGTGTGGTGGACGGCATCTCTGCTGAAGGTCCCGGCGAGGTCGTCCAGGATGTCGGCGCGCCGCCCGTAGTCGATGAGCTGGAAGAAGCGGCCGGTGAGGGCGTTGCGGTGGGCGGAGCTGTAGGGGGTGCCGTCGAGTTTGAGGGCGGTGCGGAAGGCGTCGATGACGGCGCTCACATCGGCGAAGCGCAGGGTGGTCGGGTCGTGGCCGGCTCCCGGGCGCTGGGCCAGCGCCCGGGAGGCGATGGTGGTGGCGCGCAGGGTGCGGGTGAAGTCGTCGGTGCGGGGGCGTTCGGTGCTCGCCCAGAAGCGCAGCAGGCGGCGCAGCCAGGTCTGGTGGATGCTCTGGGCGAGGTCGATGGTGGCGTGGAGTTGGCGGGGGGCTTGGCCGCTGACGGCCCGTAGGCCGATTCTGCGCAGGTCGAGGATGTCCTCGTTGGGGGCCTGGCCGGTGAAGTCGTCGAAGGCGGTGCGAAGCGCGGTGTGGACGTGCTTGAGGGTGCGCTGGTAGGCGGCGTCCTTGGGGGCTGAGAGGGGGCGGGGTTCGTCGCAGAGCAGGGTGGTGGCGTCGGTGTGGTCGCGGACCAGGCTGCGGACGCTGCTCGGGTTCAAGACGTGGGCCCACTGGTCGGCCTGCTGCAGGGCGTAGAGGACTTCGCGGCGCACCAGGTCGGCCAGGGGCACGAGGCTGAACTGGTGGGCGGCAGTGTAGGGCGGCTGGTTCTTGGCCCATGTGGCGGCCGGGGTGCGGGTGGTTCGGTTGTCGCGGGTCCACAGGCGGGAGTGGAAGCCGCACAGCCCTCCGGCGGTGAAGGCGTGGCTGGGGCAGGCCGGCACCAGGCAGGGGATCTCGTCGGTGAAGGGGATGGCGATGTGGCTCCACCAGCGGTCCTCGTTGCCGCGGCGCTGGTGGTAGTGCCAGGTGCTGTAGTGCGTGCAGCACAGGTTGCGGCAGTGTTTGGGGCGCACGCACCGCACGCCGTCTCGGGTGACTGCGCAGCGGGCGGTTGTCAGGCCGTTGGGGGCCTTGTCGCGTTGGGGCACGTAGGTGGCGGCGAACTCCTCGGCCGCCAGGCCGGATGCCTTGTGGCGGTCGGTGCACATGGCGCAGAAGACGTTGCGGGCGTTGACGGTGAGGTCGCAGGCGGCTGTGCGGCAGACGGATGCGGTGGTGCGGGGGTTGTCGAGTTGGCCGGTGAACAGCCAGTGCTCTGGGTCCCACTCCCCTGCCCGCCACACGGGGTCCGTGTGCTCGGTGAGCCAGGCGGCCCAGGCGGCCGGGTCCGCTCCGCGCGGGAGCACCGCCCGGTCCGGGGCGGGCCTCGATACCGGTAGAGGCGGCGCGTCCGGCCGGATCGGCAGGAGGTACAGCTGCTCGGCGGCGGGCGGTGGTGTCACTGGTGCTCCCGGAGGGCTTCGAGGCGTTCGACCGCGGCGCGGGTCTCGGTGTCGTCGACGTGGCGGTAGCGCTCCATCGACAGCGGGGAGACGTGGCCGAGCAGGTACTGCACGACATCGCGGTCCACGCCGTCGCGAAGCCACGTGGTCGCGGCGGAGTGGCGCAGCATGTGCGGGCGCGCGGGGTGGCGGGCGGCGCGGGCGAGGCGGTCGAACATGTCCTTGGTGTTGGGGTAGGACATCGCCCGCCCGAGCGGTGGCCGGAACAGGTTCACGAACACCATGTCGCCGTCGGCGGCCTGGGGCACTGCGTCGCGCTCGTACCTGTAGTCGGTGTAGAGGGCGGTCAGGTCCGCGGTGACGGGGATCGTGCGGGGCTTGCGGGCCTTGGCCAGTGCCCGGTTAGGGTTGTCGGTGCGCCGGTGGATGTGAATGTGCGGGCCGTTGGTGGTGCAGCCGAGCGCGCGGGAGGAGGCGAGCAGGTGCATGTCCTGGCGGCGCAGCCCGAGCCCTTCACCGATCCGCACCCCGGTACAGGCGAGTAGGGCGATCAGGAACCGGTCCCGGGCCCGGGCGGCGATGCTGATCATGTGGGCGATCTGATCGGGGGTCAGGTTCTCGTAGCCGGGCTCGGTTATCCGGAAGCGGAACGCGGACGCACCCACGGTGCGGAACTGGTCTCCCTCCCCCGCGTCATAGCTGGCGGGGACGTGGACCAGGTACTTGGGCTGTGACAGCAGGCCGGCCACTCGGGGGGCGACCCAGCCGTTCGCGACACAGAACCGCAGGAAAGCGGCGATGGCCGTCATCACCGCGTTCGCCGTGTTCTGGGATCGGAAGACCGGCCTGTCCTGCCGCGGGCCACCGCCGCGGGGCGGCAACGGCTCGGTCACCAGCCACCGCTGGAAGCCCGACAGGGACAGGAAACTCGGAGCCCGCCAATCCAGCCGGCTCCCGGCGCAGTGGTTCAGGTACAGCGCGATGCGGCTGGCGTAGGCGCGTTCGGTGTTCGGTGACAGCCCACGGGAGCGGAGCGAGGCGATGAACGCCGTCGCCTCCAGATGCAGTTCCAACGTCGCACTGTCCGCGACCACCCACCGCACCGTGCCGGTGGCCGGGTCGATCGCCCGCTCCGCCGTGAACCATGGATCCATGCCGGGACCCTAGCCACCGCTGCCCTACTCAGCCGGTGGTTGACCGGGGTGTTCATCCCCGCAGGTGACATCCACACCAAACGTGCCTCACGCGCCGGCAGAGCCCTGTACCGGCACCCATCACCGCAGCTCAGCCCCAGACCAAACGTCACCAACGCCAAGGCCAGCTCTAGATAATATCGATGCCGAATGCGGATTCGGTGCTTCTCCAGGGCAGGGGCAGCATGGTCGATATCGTCCAGGCCATCGGCCGGGCCCTGCGGATGAAGCCCGGCGAGGGAAAGACCGCGAGCCTGATCGTGCCGGTCTTCCTCAAGGCCGGGGAGCAGCCCGGGGACATCCTGGAGTCGGACAGCTACGGTCCGCTTGTTCGAATCTTGTCGGCCTTGAGGTCACACGACGCCCGGGTGGTGGAGGCCCTGGCGGTGCCGCAGAAGTCGGGTAGGCGGACCACCGGGCGCGGTGCCGAGGCGGCTGCCTTGCCTGGTGAGGGTGGGTCAGGGGATGGTGGGGCGGGGGCGTTCACGCTGCCGGTGCGGTTCCAGGTGCCGGTCGATGCGGACGTGTTGGCGCTGTTCGTCTCCTCGCGGGTGCTGACGAGTGAGAGTCAGTTCTGGCGTGAGGGGATCGGCCATGCCCGGCGGTGGTTCGACGAGACCGGCGGACTCGATGTTCCCTATTCTGCGATGGTCGGCGAGTCGGGTAATTTCCCGCTCGGAAAATGGCTCTCGGACCGGCGTACCGAGCATTCAAGCGGTGAACTGGCACGACACCGGGTGATGATGCTCGATGACCTTGGGATGATCTGGTCCGTCAGCGATGCGCGGTTCGAGGCTGGCCTCGACTGGGCGCGCGTCTGGGCGAAGGGCCACGGTGGCTCTCTGGCCTGCCCAGCACGGGCATCGGTGGGTGGCTATGCGATTGGCACGTGGTTGTCAGAACTGCGTTCAGCGGCCCAGGTGCCGGTGGGCGAAGCGGGGGCTCTCACCCCGCGGCGGCGGGCCGCGTTGGAGGAGATCGACCCGTGGTGGTGCCCGGCGTGGCCGATCGTGTGGCAGCGCACCTACGCGGTCGCCCGGCAGTGGTGGCTGGAGTCCGACGGCTGCGTCGACTGGACCGTGCTGCCGGTGGACACGGTGTTCGAGGGCGAGCAGCTCGGCCGGTGGGCGAAGGCGCAGCGGGCCGGCTGGGCCGAGCTCGACCAGGAGCAGCAGGACCTGCTGTCAGCGATCGGCATCGAGGAGGACCAGGAGCTCGCCGCCGCGCGGGCGGCGGCTTGTCGCGCAGCAGTCGGCTGCGGTCGAGTTCGGCGGCGAGTTCCGCCGCGATGAGCCCTGCGTCCGTGGCCCGCTCGATCAGGTCCTGGAGTGGTTTGTTGAGGGCCAGACGCTCGGCAAGGACGTGCTCCAGGGCGAACAGGGAATGCGCGACGGCGACGGTGGCGAACTCGTACCGGTAGTAGGAGTGCCGGATGAGCTCGCGAGAGGTTTCCATCGCGCTCATGACATACATCGACGCGTCGCCGGGCAGAACCAGGTCGGCAACCAGGGCGTGCATGCCCGCATAGTCGAGAACGACGTCGTGGGCGCGCGGGTCCGGTACTGACAGAGGGAGCGGGCCGGGCGACGGCGACAGGGTATTCACCAGAGCAGTCTTGCCACCTGCAGGCTGTCGAGGCCATCGGATTTGCCCGGGGTGGCGTTTGGCGACCCGGACGTTCGACGCCATGCTCGACATCGCGGACTACCAGGCCATCGGCAACGAAGGCTCGGCGGCGGGCGGGCCGCCACATGTTCGCCCGCCAGGAGCTGTCCGCAGCCCGACCGGCTGGGGCGTCACAGGCACCGGAATACGCCGCCGCGTGCTCCATCTCGCACCGGGCGGATAGCAGGGCGTGGAGCGAGGTCGATCAGAAGCCCTCGGGCGGGGCGGCGCAGTCGACGTCCTCTCAGGGGCAGCACCGTATCGCCTGGGGTGTTTCATGTCGCTGCGAAGGCCGCCCAGGGGGGTGGAAATCCCTGTTCGGCTGCCTGGCGGCCTTTCAGCACCTCGACCATCGCGCCATACCGGCACTCGTCCAGCAGGCCCTTGAAGGGCCCATTCTGGAGGTCGGATTTCGTGAGAGATTGCCCGCTTTGCCGGAATTTCAATTTGATCTTGCCTTGCGGGCAGCTCGCGCCAACGTGAGATCCGAGCCAATAGATGCGCGCGGAGTGCAGCGTTCATAGCCACCGTCAGCCGGGCGGGAGAGTGGGCGTACTGCCGCCACTGCCCGATCGGAACGAGCGGTGGGGCCCGGACAGATGCCCGGCCCCGCTGCTCGCCCTCTCAGAAGTCACCCCGACCAACCAGTCAGGGAGCCATAAGTTCTTCCAGGAGCGTCTCCAGCTCCTCTTCGGTACATCCAGCCCGAAGGGTCGCGGCCCAATCCACCGCGGTGGCCCCCAGTTGGCTGACTCGGCTGCGCGCGTCAGTCAACTGCGCCGAGGCGTCGGGACGCTGCTTCGGCACATCCGCCGGCGGAATCTCGCCCTCGTTGAGGGCTGGGGTGGAAACGCCGTTTCCACCCTCGGTCGAAGCATCTCGCGATCGCCGTGGTGGGGTGGAAACGGCGTTTCCACCTGCGGCCGTACGAAGGTTCCTGGGAGTGCGTCGCTCTTCCAGCGCCTCCTCGACTGCCTGGCCCTGCTGCTCCTGCGGCAGCCGCCCGGCGGCACGGGCGACCTCGACGGGGACTTCCTTTGCTTCAACGGCTTGTTGGAGCTCGGGTGTCAGGTTGAGGAGCGCCAGGCGCTGGGATACCCAGACGTGGGACTTGCCGAGGCGCTTGGCGACCTGTCGTTGCGAACCGTGGACAGTGACCAGCCGTTCGAGGGCCTTGGCTTGGTCGAGCGGTTCGATCTCGACGTGCTGAACGGCAGCGACGAGAGCTGACTCCAGCATGTCGTCCGCGGTCTGCGCCTGGCTGTCGTCGATGTGGATGGGCAGGTCGTCGAGGCCCGCGAGGTTGGCGCCGGCCAGGCGTCGGTTTCCGTCGAGGACGACGTAGTCAGCGGCACCGATTCGGCCCTCTTGCTTGGGGTGCGCGTTCAGGAAGGCCGACCGGGTCACGACGGTCACCGGCTGGATGATGCCTCGGGCCTCGAGGCTGTCGGCCATCTCCTTGATCTCGGTGAGCGTCTCGCGGGGGTTGAACGGGTTGTGCGCGAGCTGGTCGAGTCGGGCCCGCCCAGTGGCCGCCGCCAGCGCAGTTTCGGCGTCCACGGGCCTTCCATCGAGGGCCGCGAGCGCTCGACCCCGCGCGCTGACGGGCTGCGGGGCAACCGCGTCGAAGGTGCTGGAGCCACCAAGCAGGGCGGCCTTGGAACGGCTGCTCATGACGTCAGCTCCCGCATGATCTGGCGCATGACGTGAGCCTGCTCGCTCTCAGGCGCGTAATCCAGCAATGGCTTGGTGACACGCACTGCCTCGCGCTGCTCGCGCAGGTCCTTGTTGATGGCGAGGACTCGGGGGGTGCCGAGGCTCTGCCACTTCTCCAGCGACGAGGTGGCAATGAAGCCACGGCGCGAGTCGTACTTGTTGACGACAAGGCCCAGCTGTTCGAGCATCAGGTCGTAGTCCGCCATGAGCGCGTTGATCTGCTTGACGAGCATGCCGTATGCCTTGGCGGAGCTGTCCTCTGCCTCCACGGGGATCACGACCCCCGACCTGCCGTCCACCTCGTCCTTGCGCTGCCGACCATAGAAGAGCGCCGCGTCCATAGCGAGGCCGAGACTGGGCGGGGAGTCGATGACGATCACGTCGTAGTCGGTCTCGGCTGCGGCGAGGGCGCGTTCGAGGACGGCGTGCCGGGGCCCACGGAACATGGCGAGGCCGGCGTCGAGCAGGAAGGCGTCAAAAGCCGCCGGGAGGACGTGCAGGCGCCCTCCGAACCGGTCCCCGGGAATGATGACGGCCAATTCTTGGATGGTCTTGCGGGCCTTGTCGCGCTCGAGCATGTGCGTCA from Kitasatospora sp. MAP12-44 includes these protein-coding regions:
- a CDS encoding helicase associated domain-containing protein, whose amino-acid sequence is ENNNYPLGKWLSERRTENAAGELATWRVEQLDGFGMIWSVSDARFEAGLDWARVWAKGHGGSLAAPARASVGGYAIGTWLSELRAAAQVPAGEPGALAPERRAALEEIDPWWCPSWPIVWQRTYAVARQWWLETDGQVDWTALPQDTVFEGEQLGRWVLAQRAGWPTLEEDQRDLLAAIGIEEDQELVAAKQAAEAKPTVSRTDRFQQGLAALAQFVERERHANVRRPHKEQLETVEAGSGGEDQVVVSQVALGTWLNNQKARRSKLTPGQLAQLAEFGVEWA
- a CDS encoding tyrosine-type recombinase/integrase, translating into MTPPPAAEQLYLLPIRPDAPPLPVSRPAPDRAVLPRGADPAAWAAWLTEHTDPVWRAGEWDPEHWLFTGQLDNPRTTASVCRTAACDLTVNARNVFCAMCTDRHKASGLAAEEFAATYVPQRDKAPNGLTTARCAVTRDGVRCVRPKHCRNLCCTHYSTWHYHQRRGNEDRWWSHIAIPFTDEIPCLVPACPSHAFTAGGLCGFHSRLWTRDNRTTRTPAATWAKNQPPYTAAHQFSLVPLADLVRREVLYALQQADQWAHVLNPSSVRSLVRDHTDATTLLCDEPRPLSAPKDAAYQRTLKHVHTALRTAFDDFTGQAPNEDILDLRRIGLRAVSGQAPRQLHATIDLAQSIHQTWLRRLLRFWASTERPRTDDFTRTLRATTIASRALAQRPGAGHDPTTLRFADVSAVIDAFRTALKLDGTPYSSAHRNALTGRFFQLIDYGRRADILDDLAGTFSRDAVHHTVGRDDENEDEIGKAIPESVIRQLDARLDTIGHGDVTGRRDIPEADLHLLYRTVYTVLRDTGRRPLEVASLSRDCLETDRGQTSLIWDNHKRRRHRRRLPITATTAQAIREWQERRNHLDLPASGDGFLFPALTDKSPTGHLSSSYISETLRLWVASIPRLDAEGVDAHGTPLPFDRTLIYPYAFRHSYAQRHADAGTPVDVLRELMDHKSIAMTQRYYHVSLKRKQAAVTALSAHVVDRHGQAAPASTTAYQLRQVAVPYGGCTEPSNVKAGGSSCPIRFQCAGCGFYRPDPSYLPAIEQHINELRADRETALAMDAAEFVVTAFTAQITAFEQVVTRMNRYLAAMPAHERAELEEASTVLRRARAGTPRQLLPLTVVNHTPTGPQ
- a CDS encoding tyrosine-type recombinase/integrase, whose product is MDPWFTAERAIDPATGTVRWVVADSATLELHLEATAFIASLRSRGLSPNTERAYASRIALYLNHCAGSRLDWRAPSFLSLSGFQRWLVTEPLPPRGGGPRQDRPVFRSQNTANAVMTAIAAFLRFCVANGWVAPRVAGLLSQPKYLVHVPASYDAGEGDQFRTVGASAFRFRITEPGYENLTPDQIAHMISIAARARDRFLIALLACTGVRIGEGLGLRRQDMHLLASSRALGCTTNGPHIHIHRRTDNPNRALAKARKPRTIPVTADLTALYTDYRYERDAVPQAADGDMVFVNLFRPPLGRAMSYPNTKDMFDRLARAARHPARPHMLRHSAATTWLRDGVDRDVVQYLLGHVSPLSMERYRHVDDTETRAAVERLEALREHQ
- a CDS encoding helicase associated domain-containing protein produces the protein MVDIVQAIGRALRMKPGEGKTASLIVPVFLKAGEQPGDILESDSYGPLVRILSALRSHDARVVEALAVPQKSGRRTTGRGAEAAALPGEGGSGDGGAGAFTLPVRFQVPVDADVLALFVSSRVLTSESQFWREGIGHARRWFDETGGLDVPYSAMVGESGNFPLGKWLSDRRTEHSSGELARHRVMMLDDLGMIWSVSDARFEAGLDWARVWAKGHGGSLACPARASVGGYAIGTWLSELRSAAQVPVGEAGALTPRRRAALEEIDPWWCPAWPIVWQRTYAVARQWWLESDGCVDWTVLPVDTVFEGEQLGRWAKAQRAGWAELDQEQQDLLSAIGIEEDQELAAARAAACRAAVGCGRVRRRVPPR
- a CDS encoding ParB/RepB/Spo0J family partition protein; protein product: MSSRSKAALLGGSSTFDAVAPQPVSARGRALAALDGRPVDAETALAAATGRARLDQLAHNPFNPRETLTEIKEMADSLEARGIIQPVTVVTRSAFLNAHPKQEGRIGAADYVVLDGNRRLAGANLAGLDDLPIHIDDSQAQTADDMLESALVAAVQHVEIEPLDQAKALERLVTVHGSQRQVAKRLGKSHVWVSQRLALLNLTPELQQAVEAKEVPVEVARAAGRLPQEQQGQAVEEALEERRTPRNLRTAAGGNAVSTPPRRSRDASTEGGNGVSTPALNEGEIPPADVPKQRPDASAQLTDARSRVSQLGATAVDWAATLRAGCTEEELETLLEELMAP
- a CDS encoding ParA family protein — translated: MASPYLGGEREKLTSKLPASLRQDLKVRAAQLGIDVQDAVADGIATWQAHTDLLPTIDTAGADSFGTWLPEGLYDGFKEDCVGRGVSYIQGLAQAVRLWLDRHATDEPQTIDQPVRRIIMANQKGGVGKTAVSAGVAQAFAEDGQRVLLIDYDPQGHLSHQLDIPAIDAGEESLVTHMLERDKARKTIQELAVIIPGDRFGGRLHVLPAAFDAFLLDAGLAMFRGPRHAVLERALAAAETDYDVIVIDSPPSLGLAMDAALFYGRQRKDEVDGRSGVVIPVEAEDSSAKAYGMLVKQINALMADYDLMLEQLGLVVNKYDSRRGFIATSSLEKWQSLGTPRVLAINKDLREQREAVRVTKPLLDYAPESEQAHVMRQIMRELTS